A window of the Vespa velutina chromosome 7, iVesVel2.1, whole genome shotgun sequence genome harbors these coding sequences:
- the LOC124950665 gene encoding methionine--tRNA ligase, mitochondrial, protein MKSLGIARFLPIELQVSRNRILQRHYTSDILKNVYISTPIFYVNAAPHIGHLYSATLADCITRYRSMLGHSTFLSTGTDEHGNKVETAANLAKIPTSDYCTKISKQFKEMCDKFSVNYSAFIRTTEQRHLEAVHHFWNVLDTRGYIYLGKYSGWYCTSDEAFLTDIELDEITDSSGKTIKVSKESGHPVEWTEEDNYKFRLSALQDELKYWIKRKTTVQPAKYHKILSKWIEEDIDLHDLSISRPTSRVPWSIPTPQNKNQSVYVWLEALINYLTVLGYPNDTYKQFWPPSLQIIGKDILKFHGIYWPAFLIAAGLEPPQTLLCHGHWTVDDRKMSKSKGNVISPFEAANNFTEEGLRYFILREAVPYSDANYSDNKILRTINAELADTLGNLISRCTGKIINPWGEVPNPMEFAYVLKSDIAIQTIKITECLGDNTRSHYEEYNLHNVVDVTMAALRMVNQMIEYHKPWLLSKKLDNQDSLMELKAVISVALESVRISTLVLSPIIPRLANNILDFLLIPKEKRTWYDTASQYREKSLPNERNFDRNGMILFKRIKVS, encoded by the exons atGAAGTCATTGGGAATAGCTCGATTTTTACCAATAGAATTACAAGTGTCACGAAACAGAATTTTACAAAGGCATTACACAAGTGATATacttaaaaatgtttatattagtACGccaatattttatgttaatgcag CTCCACATATTGGACATTTGTATAGTGCAACTTTAGCAGATTGTATAACAAGATACAGATCTATGCTCGGTCATTCCACATTTTTAAGCACTGGTACAGATGAGCATGGTAATAAAGTAGAAACTGCTGCAAATTTAGCTAAGATTCCAACATCAGATTATTGCacaaaaatttcaaaacaaTTCAAGGAAATGTGCGATAAATTTTCTGTGAATTATTCTGCATTTATTCGTACCACAGAACAACGTCATCTCGAGGCAGTGCATCATTTTTGG AATGTTTTGGATACAAgaggatatatttatttaggaaAATATTCGGGATGGTATTGTACATCGGACGAAGCATTTCTTACAGATATAGAATTAGATGAAATAACAGATTCATCTGGTAAAACAATTAAAGTCTCTAAAGAATCTGGTCACCCTGTAGAATGGACAGAAGAAGACAATTACAAATTCAGATTAAGTGCTCTACAAGATGAATTGAAATATTGGATAAAAAGGA aaactaCCGTACAACCTGCAAAATATCATAAGATTTTAAGTAAGTGGATAGAAGAAGATATAGATTTGCATGACTTAAGTATATCAAGACCTACAAGTAGAGTTCCTTGGAGTATTCCAACGCCtcaaaacaaaaatcaatCCGTATATGTTTGGTTAGAagcattaataaattatttaactgTATTGGGTTATCCAAATGATACATACAAGCAATTTTGGCCACCAAGTTTGCAG aTTATTGgtaaagatatattaaaatttcatggTATATACTGGCCAGCATTTTTAATAGCTGCAGGACTTGAACCTCCTCAAACATTACTGTGTCATGGACATTGGACGGTTGATGATAGAAAAATGTCTAAATCAAAGGGTAATGTTATTTCACCTTTCGAAGCAGCTAATAATTTTACAGAAGAGGGTTTAAGATATTTCATCTTAAGAGAAGCTGTGCCTTATAGCGATGCAA attataGTGACAATAAAATCCTAAGAACAATAAATGCTGAACTTGCTGATACATTAGGTAATTTGATTAGCCGGTGTAcaggaaaaattattaatccatGGGGAGAAGTTCCTAATCCAATGGAGTTTGCTTATGTTTTAAAATCAGATATAGCTATACAAACCATAAAGATCACAGAATGCTTGGGTGATAATACACGATCCCATTATGAAGAGTATAATCTACATAATGTAGTAGATGTAACCATGGCTGCATTACGTATGGTAAATCAAATGATAGAATATCATAAGCCATGGTTACTAAGCAAAAAATTAGATAACCAAGATTCTCTTATGGAGCTCAAGGCTGTTATTTCTGTCGCATTAGAGAGCGTAAGAATATCCACTTTGGTATTGTCTCCTATTATTCCAAGATTAGCTAATAATATTCttgattttttgttaataccAAAAGAAAAACGCACTTGGTATGACACAGCCTCACAATATCGGGAGAAAAGTTTACCGAACGAAAGGAATTTCGATCGGAATggtatgatattatttaaacgaataaaagtttCATAA